The DNA segment ATTATTTGCACTAATTTTATGGGTATGTATCTCCTCCGCAATGCGGTCGAAAAATACGATAGGTAATCCTTTATCGTGTAAAGCACTAAGGTGACCGGTATCTTTTGTTTCTGCGGATAGTGAAATTAGTAAACCATCTACACCCCTTGAGGCCAAATGTTGGGTATTGATCATTTCTCTTTCATACGATTCATGTGTCTGGGTAATGATAACATGGTAACCCTTATCGTAAGCAATGGATTCAATGCCATTGATGGCCTGAGAAAAATACTGGTTAGCTACTTCACTTACAATAACGCCAATTGATTTTGTACGGCGTTCTTTTAAACTTTGTGCAATAGGATTGGGGCGATAGTTAATTTTTTCTGCGTATTCCAGTACCAGTTTTTTGGTTTTGGGGCTGATCTCGTAAGTATCTCTTAACGCCCTTGACACGGTAGAGGTAGACAATCCTAAAGCAATTGCAATATCTTTTAAAGTAGCTGGCTCAAACATAAACTAAAGCGTAGTTGACAAGTAATTCCGAGAACGATTGCATAAATATAATGAATTTGATCGACATGTTATTTAATCGAAATTCGTATGATTGTCATACCAAATATTAAACCAGAGAACTTACCTCTTGAAAAGCAATCGATTGCTTCGTTTTTATTGGTTAACATTTATATTTTGTAGTTGTATCTGTTGATTTAAAGTAGCGTGCTAAAACAAATATTTAATACATGCAATTTGAATACGTAAAAAAGAGCCTTAAAATTTTAAGCCTGGTGGTTTTAATGGCTTTACCTGATATTGCCCGGGCCCAGCAAAAATTTCCTGCGCTGATCATTGTAGCGCAGGATGGTAGCGGCGACTTTAAAACCATACAGGAAGCAGTCAATTCGGTTAGGGACCTTGGACAGCTTCAGGTAAAAATCACAATCAAAAAAGGTATTTATCATGAAAAACTGGTTATACCTTCATGGAAAAAACACATTTCACTCATAGGAGAGAATGCTGCAACAACGATCATTACCAATGCGGATTATTCAGGCAAAGCTTATGTTTCCGGTCCTGATGCTTTTGGAAAAGATAAATTCGGCACTTTTAACTCCTACACTGTACTGGTGCAGGGCAGTGATTTTACTGCCGAGAATTTGACCATTGCCAATACTGCCGGCAGGGTGGGGCAGGCTGTTGCCCTGCATGTAGAGGCCGATAGGGTGGTAATAAAAAACTGCAGGCTTTTGGGTAACCAGGATACTTTATATACGGCAAACCCCGACAGCAGGCAGTATTATGTGAACTGCTATATAGAAGGGACTACCGATTTTATATTTGGTGAAGCTACGGCAGTATTCCAGACTTGTACCATTAACAGTCTGAGTAATTCCTATATTACTGCTGCAGCCACCAGTCCGGCGCAACAATATGGCTATGTATTTTTTGATTGCAGATTAACGGCGGATGCAGCGGCCAAGAAGGTTTTTCTTGGCAGGCCATGGCGCCCTTATGCCAAAACAGTTTTTATCCGGACAAACATGGCAGGTCATATTGTGCCCGAGGGATGGAACGCCTGGCCGGGCGACGCCATGTTTCCAAACAAGGAAAAAACCGCTTTTTATGCAGAATATGGGAGTACAGGTGAAGGGAGTTCCCATACAAAACGTGTAGCCTGGTCTAAGCAGCTTAGTACCAAAGCAGTTAAACAATATACACTAAAGCATATATTTTCGGGTAAAACTGCCTGGGTACCGAATAGTAATTCATCCGAATTTTAAGATCCAAAATTTTATGAAGCCTTGTTTTTCTATTTTAACTCTTGCTTTTTTTAGCCTGTTCTATATACCCGGCATTGATGCACAGCAAAAAAAGAATTTAAACATTACTCCTGCTCCTGCAGGGTATGTTTCAAAAGTATGGGTGGCCGATCAGGGGGATGGTACCTACAAAAATCCTGTGCTGAATGCTGATTATTCTGACCCCGATGCCATTCGGGTAGGTGATGATTTCTACCTGATCGCTTCCAGCTTTGATGCCGTTCCGGGTTTACCCATTTTGCACTCTAAAGATCTGGTGAACTGGAAAATTATAGGGCATGCGTTAAAAAGACAATTGCCTTTGGATCATTTTCAAAAAACACAGCATGGAAATGGCGTATGGGCACCTGCTATCCGTTACCATAAGGATGAATTTTATATCTATTATCCTGATCCGGATTTTGGCATCTATCTTACTAAGGCCAAAACGATCACCGGTCCCTGGACTGAACCCGTACTGGTAGCGCCTGGTAAAGGTTTGATAGATCCATGCCCCCTTTGGGATGCGGATGGCAGGGTATACCTTGCTTTTGCATTTGCGGGAAGTCGTGCTGGTATAAAAAGTGTGATTGCAGTGAAACAGCTGAATGCAGAAGGCAACCAAGCCATAGATGAAGGTACAATTGTATATGATGGACATGAAATTGACCCAACCATAGAGGGACCGAAGTTTTATAAACGCAATGGTTATTATTATATTTTTGCACCCTCGGGTGGCGTTGCTACAGGCTGGCAACTGGTGCTCCGTGCTAAAAATATATATGGCCCTTATGAGCGTAAAGTAGTCATGTCACAGGGAAAAAGCCTGGTTAACGGACCTCATCAGGGTGCCTGGGTAAATACACAAACGGGCGAAGACTGGTTCCTGCATTTTCAGGATAAAGATGCGTATGGCAGGGTGGTACACCTTCAGCCTATGAAATGGGTAAATGACTGGCCGGTAATAGGTATGGATGCAGATGGTGATGGTAACGGAAATCCGGTTATGCACTATAAAAATCCTTCAGTAGGCAAAGTCTACCCCATCAATACCCCGGCAGAAAGCGATGAATTTAACAATGTCGGTTTGGGCCTTCAATGGCAATGGCAAGCCAATCCCCTGACCACGTATGCTTTTGCAGATGCTGCCAAAGGAAGCCTTAAATTATATACCCAGCAAATTCCTGCTGAGGCCAAAAACTTATGGGATGTGCCAAATGTATTGCTGCAAAAATTTCCGGCAGATGAATTTGTAGCCACCACAAAGCTCACTTTTAATCCTAACCCAAAGCTGGAAAATGAAAAGACCGGATTGGTGGTGATGGGTTTAACCTATGCAAACATCGCCATCAGGAGTAAGAAAGATGGCTTGCAGCTGGTTACCGTAATCTGCGAAAAAGCAGATAAGGGAAATGCGGAAAAGGAAAGTCTGGTTACCAAATTAAAAACACCCACAGTTTATTTACGCTTAACAGTACAAAATGGGGCAAAATGTAAGTTTAGTTATAGCCTTGATGGCGAAAGGTTTATAGATTCCGGACTTAGTTTTGAGGCTAGCCCCGGCAAATGGATTGGAGCCAAAATGGGTCTTTTTGCGACAAGGGAAGACCAGATCAATGATTCGGGGTATGCAGATTATGACTGGTTCAGGGTGGAGGCATTAAATCTTACTTTTTAACGTCGACTTTCGGATGATCAGTTCCGGCTGGATGTTCACAACTTTGTCTTTACGTCCATTTGTAACTGAATCCAGTTCCTGAAAATAAAGCTGGGCAATAGTTTTACCCATGAGTGTGCTATGCTGATCAATAGTGGTTATCATAGGAGTGGTAATTTCTGTAAAAGATTCATTTGAATAGCCGCAAATGCCCAAATCTCGCGGTACACTGATGTTCATTTCGTTGGCTACCTCCAATACACCCAATGCTGCAAAGTCGGAAGTAGAAGCGAATATCGCATCAGGTGGGTTAGGCAATCCGAGCAACTTTCTGGTAGCTATAGCCCCTAAATCCTTCGTCCAGGCATTTTCAACAATCAGTTCAGGAATTACAGGCATGCCATTTTTGCGGAGCGCCTTTAAGTAACCGGCCTTACGCTGCCTGAAAATGTTTAAGTTTTGAGGGCCTTCCAGCAAGGCAATACGTTTATACCCTTCGGCAATTAAATGTTCCACCGCTTCCCTCGAGGCACTTTCATTGTCGTTTGTCACTTTAAATGTATCCAGTTCATCTGCTACACGGTCAAACTGGATCAATGAAATGCCCTGTTCCTTGATGTTCTTTAAATGGTCATCACTCTCGAAATCTGCACTTACAGAGATGATGATACAGCTTACATCCTGGTTAACCAGGGTGTTTATACATTTGATTTCCCTTGCGGCCAATTCATTAGACTGGCATATAATCAGGTTGTAGCCCTGCTGATAAGTTATCTCTTCGATACCAGCAATTACATTGGCAAAAAAATTCTGGTTAATTCTGGGTACAACAACACCAATGGTACGGTTATGGCCTTTGCGTAGGTTAGAGGCCATGCTGTTGGCCTTGTAGTTCAGCTCTTCGGCGGTTTTTAAAATTAACTCCCTTGTTGCGGTGCTGATGTTCCTGCTGTGATTCAATGCCCTTGAAACTGATGACGGATTTAAATTAAGCTTTTTGGCGATGTCATATATCGTTGCCCTTTTTGGCTGTTTCATGGTTGTTCCGGTATAATTTTATAAACTCATGTAATCAAACAAATATGCTGAAATTATTTTTAAGCAATCGATTGCGATTTTAAGTAATCTTTACTTATTTTCGTTCAACCAAATTAAATCAATAAACAAATTTATGAAAACTCTTGGAACACTCGACTATGCCGTATTCCTGGTCTACTTTTTAATTGTTGCATGTTATGGATGGTGGGTGTACCGTCAAAAAAAGGCACAGAAAGAGAATTCCAAAGACTTTTTTCTCGCTAAGGATTCTCTGACCTGGTGGGCTATAGGGGCCTCGCTCATTGCCTCTAATATTTCTGCGGAACAATTTAT comes from the Pedobacter heparinus DSM 2366 genome and includes:
- a CDS encoding pectinesterase family protein, giving the protein MQFEYVKKSLKILSLVVLMALPDIARAQQKFPALIIVAQDGSGDFKTIQEAVNSVRDLGQLQVKITIKKGIYHEKLVIPSWKKHISLIGENAATTIITNADYSGKAYVSGPDAFGKDKFGTFNSYTVLVQGSDFTAENLTIANTAGRVGQAVALHVEADRVVIKNCRLLGNQDTLYTANPDSRQYYVNCYIEGTTDFIFGEATAVFQTCTINSLSNSYITAAATSPAQQYGYVFFDCRLTADAAAKKVFLGRPWRPYAKTVFIRTNMAGHIVPEGWNAWPGDAMFPNKEKTAFYAEYGSTGEGSSHTKRVAWSKQLSTKAVKQYTLKHIFSGKTAWVPNSNSSEF
- a CDS encoding LacI family DNA-binding transcriptional regulator, with translation MKQPKRATIYDIAKKLNLNPSSVSRALNHSRNISTATRELILKTAEELNYKANSMASNLRKGHNRTIGVVVPRINQNFFANVIAGIEEITYQQGYNLIICQSNELAAREIKCINTLVNQDVSCIIISVSADFESDDHLKNIKEQGISLIQFDRVADELDTFKVTNDNESASREAVEHLIAEGYKRIALLEGPQNLNIFRQRKAGYLKALRKNGMPVIPELIVENAWTKDLGAIATRKLLGLPNPPDAIFASTSDFAALGVLEVANEMNISVPRDLGICGYSNESFTEITTPMITTIDQHSTLMGKTIAQLYFQELDSVTNGRKDKVVNIQPELIIRKSTLKSKI
- a CDS encoding glycoside hydrolase 43 family protein, which produces MKPCFSILTLAFFSLFYIPGIDAQQKKNLNITPAPAGYVSKVWVADQGDGTYKNPVLNADYSDPDAIRVGDDFYLIASSFDAVPGLPILHSKDLVNWKIIGHALKRQLPLDHFQKTQHGNGVWAPAIRYHKDEFYIYYPDPDFGIYLTKAKTITGPWTEPVLVAPGKGLIDPCPLWDADGRVYLAFAFAGSRAGIKSVIAVKQLNAEGNQAIDEGTIVYDGHEIDPTIEGPKFYKRNGYYYIFAPSGGVATGWQLVLRAKNIYGPYERKVVMSQGKSLVNGPHQGAWVNTQTGEDWFLHFQDKDAYGRVVHLQPMKWVNDWPVIGMDADGDGNGNPVMHYKNPSVGKVYPINTPAESDEFNNVGLGLQWQWQANPLTTYAFADAAKGSLKLYTQQIPAEAKNLWDVPNVLLQKFPADEFVATTKLTFNPNPKLENEKTGLVVMGLTYANIAIRSKKDGLQLVTVICEKADKGNAEKESLVTKLKTPTVYLRLTVQNGAKCKFSYSLDGERFIDSGLSFEASPGKWIGAKMGLFATREDQINDSGYADYDWFRVEALNLTF